A single genomic interval of Spirosoma linguale DSM 74 harbors:
- a CDS encoding beta-lactamase (PFAM: beta-lactamase~KEGG: mno:Mnod_6088 beta-lactamase), whose product MKLVNITGLMAGFFMAATVQTTVAQIAPPGPVLKEAAAETVGMSTTRLQRMDAVINDYIAKGRQAGVGVMVSRNGRIVYHKAYGLDNIQTKAPLKRDAIFRIASQTKAITSIGLMMLFEEGKFLLDDPISKYIPAFKNPKVLDKFNEKDSSFTTVPAKREITIRQLLTHTSGISYPGIGSKEAVAMYAKNKIPSGIGTPTGTLADAMTRLGALPLLHQPGEKWTYGLSVDVVGYLIEVLSGQSLDQFLRSRLFDPLGMNDTFFYLPAAKQNRLTMVFTEDSVKSVKPLPSLFGLSGDYPKQPGTYYSGGAGLSSTMYDYAIFLQMMLNGGEYGGKRFLSPTTVRLITTNQIGDLNQGINKFGLGFSITSEKSAARLPVSEGTYDWGGFFGTTYWVDPKEGIIAQIYTQKVPNSYGDLTDKFKVLVYQAITQMK is encoded by the coding sequence ATGAAACTAGTTAATATAACCGGCCTGATGGCCGGTTTTTTTATGGCTGCCACTGTGCAGACCACGGTTGCCCAAATAGCTCCCCCAGGACCTGTTCTGAAAGAAGCCGCAGCAGAAACGGTTGGTATGAGTACCACCCGGCTTCAGCGCATGGACGCGGTGATCAACGACTATATTGCCAAAGGCCGACAGGCGGGTGTCGGGGTGATGGTTTCCCGAAACGGCCGAATCGTTTACCACAAAGCTTATGGTCTCGACAACATTCAGACAAAAGCGCCACTGAAACGGGATGCCATTTTTCGGATTGCCTCACAAACGAAAGCCATTACCAGTATTGGGCTGATGATGCTGTTTGAAGAAGGAAAGTTTCTGCTTGATGACCCCATCTCGAAGTACATTCCGGCCTTCAAAAATCCGAAGGTGCTGGATAAGTTCAACGAGAAAGATTCGTCGTTCACCACCGTTCCAGCAAAGCGTGAAATCACGATCCGGCAGTTGTTGACCCATACGTCGGGCATTAGCTACCCCGGTATTGGCTCGAAAGAAGCCGTTGCCATGTACGCTAAGAACAAAATACCCAGTGGCATCGGTACGCCTACCGGCACACTGGCGGATGCCATGACCCGGCTGGGAGCTTTGCCGCTGCTGCATCAGCCCGGCGAAAAATGGACGTATGGCCTTAGTGTCGATGTTGTTGGTTACCTGATCGAAGTGCTGTCGGGTCAATCGCTCGACCAGTTTCTGCGCAGCCGCTTGTTTGACCCGCTTGGCATGAACGACACATTCTTTTATTTGCCAGCGGCTAAGCAAAACCGCCTGACGATGGTCTTTACCGAGGATTCGGTAAAATCTGTGAAGCCGTTGCCGTCTCTGTTCGGGCTATCGGGCGATTACCCAAAACAGCCGGGAACGTACTATTCGGGGGGAGCCGGGTTATCGTCAACCATGTATGATTACGCTATTTTCCTGCAAATGATGCTCAATGGCGGTGAGTATGGCGGTAAGCGTTTCCTAAGCCCAACCACCGTTCGGCTCATTACGACCAATCAGATTGGCGATCTCAATCAGGGAATCAACAAATTTGGCTTAGGTTTCTCTATAACCTCGGAGAAAAGTGCGGCACGGCTACCTGTTTCCGAAGGGACTTACGACTGGGGTGGTTTCTTCGGAACAACCTATTGGGTCGATCCCAAAGAGGGCATCATTGCGCAAATCTATACCCAGAAAGTGCCGAACAGCTATGGTGATCTGACAGATAAGTTTAAGGTGCTGGTGTATCAGGCTATAACGCAGATGAAGTAA
- a CDS encoding thioesterase superfamily protein (PFAM: thioesterase superfamily protein~KEGG: scl:sce5779 Acyl-CoA thioester hydrolase), giving the protein MPQPKHARDSITVMTEMVLPNDTNTLNNLMGGRLLHFMDIAAAIAAQKHSNRIVVTASVDNVSFSEPIRLGNIVTMKAQVTRAFSSSMEVFIEVWAEDIPAGIRVSTNSAYYTFVAVDQSGRPIEVPAVIPETDDEKDRYASALRRRQLRLVLAGRMNPQDATELREFLQV; this is encoded by the coding sequence ATGCCCCAACCCAAACACGCCCGCGACTCCATAACGGTGATGACCGAAATGGTGCTTCCCAACGATACCAATACCCTCAATAACCTGATGGGTGGGCGACTGCTTCACTTCATGGACATTGCTGCGGCCATTGCTGCTCAAAAGCACTCAAACCGCATCGTTGTTACAGCATCGGTCGATAATGTCTCTTTTTCGGAGCCTATCCGACTAGGCAACATTGTTACCATGAAAGCTCAGGTAACACGAGCGTTTAGCTCCTCTATGGAAGTGTTTATTGAGGTGTGGGCAGAAGATATTCCAGCCGGTATCCGGGTCAGCACGAACAGTGCTTATTATACGTTCGTTGCGGTTGATCAAAGCGGCAGGCCCATTGAAGTGCCCGCCGTTATCCCCGAAACCGACGACGAAAAAGATCGCTACGCCAGTGCCCTCCGCCGACGGCAACTGCGCCTTGTCTTAGCAGGCCGCATGAACCCTCAGGATGCTACGGAACTGAGGGAGTTTTTGCAAGTCTGA
- a CDS encoding fatty acid hydroxylase (PFAM: fatty acid hydroxylase~KEGG: tgr:Tgr7_1960 sterol desaturase-related protein) produces MSMERLVDYFEHIPSSHRALILVGGIALFWLIENALPLFSFPYRKVQHAGINLFFTLTTIIVNFALAFILLKSSDWAVSHHIGLLQWVQLPLWAEAIVGLLVLDLVGAWLAHWTEHKVTFLWRFHLIHHTDTYVDTTTANRHHPGESVIRFAFTTLAVLITGAPMWLVFLYQALSVVLSQFNHANIELPRWADRILGLLIVTPNMHHVHHHYVLPVTNTNYGNIFPYWDRIFGTYHEMPGKAIHYGIDTHTETHEHTHIGNLLKIPFQKYRPPVGEKVDVSEKTLLNS; encoded by the coding sequence ATGTCTATGGAGCGGTTAGTTGATTATTTCGAACACATACCATCGTCACACCGGGCGTTGATTTTGGTTGGGGGAATTGCCCTGTTCTGGCTTATCGAAAATGCGTTGCCTCTGTTTTCGTTTCCTTACCGAAAAGTGCAACACGCAGGCATCAACCTATTCTTTACGCTAACCACTATTATTGTCAATTTTGCGCTGGCTTTTATTCTGCTTAAAAGCAGTGATTGGGCGGTCAGCCATCACATTGGTCTTTTACAATGGGTTCAATTGCCGCTTTGGGCCGAAGCTATCGTTGGGTTGCTGGTTCTTGATCTGGTAGGGGCCTGGCTGGCTCACTGGACCGAACATAAAGTCACTTTCCTGTGGCGCTTTCACCTCATTCATCACACAGATACCTACGTCGATACAACCACCGCCAACCGGCACCACCCCGGCGAAAGTGTTATTCGCTTTGCCTTCACAACGCTGGCGGTGTTGATTACAGGAGCACCTATGTGGTTGGTTTTCCTGTACCAGGCGTTGTCGGTCGTGCTTTCGCAGTTCAATCACGCCAACATCGAACTTCCCCGCTGGGCCGACCGAATTTTGGGTCTGCTTATTGTAACGCCTAATATGCACCACGTACACCATCATTATGTGTTGCCGGTGACCAATACGAATTATGGTAATATCTTCCCATACTGGGACCGGATCTTCGGTACTTATCATGAAATGCCGGGCAAAGCCATTCACTACGGCATTGATACGCATACCGAAACGCACGAACACACGCATATTGGCAATCTGCTTAAAATACCGTTCCAGAAGTACCGTCCGCCAGTGGGTGAAAAGGTAGATGTGTCCGAAAAAACGCTCCTGAATAGCTAA
- a CDS encoding beta-Ig-H3/fasciclin (PFAM: beta-Ig-H3/fasciclin~SMART: beta-Ig-H3/fasciclin~KEGG: reu:Reut_C6236 beta-Ig-H3/fasciclin) has protein sequence MLANHNPFAGRKSSLLVALLVWLTVSFSACNEADKNTPTFPTIGEIVNTGSRFTLLKAALLRAGLDGVMAQPGTYTVFAPTDDAFKAFGYVDAAAINAAPVELLKTVLQYHVLGARVPASDIPTAINTAQPTLSGLPVYISKVASGTGTSSVVSVNGARVLQADGQASNGVVHAIDRVLLPPVFGNVAATVQGIPTLLPTASFKLLLAAVTKTGIGGALTGPGPLTVFAPTDAAFKAVGIDSTVIANTSATVLTGILTYHVLSSRTYTPLVTNGASLSTLQGGTITAGASTTGITVTGKGNMGVASNITGPDITATNGVVHIIDRVLLPQ, from the coding sequence ATGTTAGCTAATCATAATCCGTTCGCAGGACGGAAATCATCGTTGCTTGTAGCCTTGCTGGTCTGGTTGACAGTTTCTTTTTCAGCATGTAATGAAGCAGACAAAAACACCCCTACTTTCCCCACAATTGGTGAGATTGTTAATACGGGCAGTCGGTTTACCTTGTTAAAAGCAGCCCTGCTTCGGGCCGGTCTGGATGGGGTAATGGCTCAGCCCGGCACCTACACGGTATTTGCCCCAACAGACGATGCTTTCAAGGCATTTGGGTATGTAGATGCTGCCGCGATTAACGCGGCTCCTGTCGAGTTACTAAAAACGGTATTGCAGTACCACGTTCTGGGTGCCCGGGTTCCCGCGTCGGACATACCAACGGCGATCAATACTGCTCAGCCAACACTGTCGGGTTTGCCCGTATACATATCGAAAGTTGCATCGGGCACCGGTACATCATCGGTTGTGTCAGTCAACGGGGCCCGCGTTTTACAGGCCGACGGACAGGCTAGTAATGGGGTTGTTCATGCGATTGACCGCGTACTGCTGCCGCCCGTTTTCGGGAATGTAGCCGCTACTGTTCAGGGCATTCCCACGCTGCTGCCGACCGCTTCGTTTAAGCTTCTGCTGGCCGCAGTCACAAAAACAGGTATTGGTGGAGCACTGACCGGGCCAGGGCCACTAACAGTATTTGCACCGACCGATGCCGCCTTTAAAGCAGTGGGTATCGACTCTACCGTGATTGCCAATACATCAGCAACGGTTTTAACCGGTATTCTTACCTATCACGTGCTTAGCAGCCGTACCTATACACCTCTTGTTACGAACGGAGCCAGCCTGTCTACGCTACAGGGTGGAACCATCACGGCGGGTGCCAGCACAACGGGTATAACCGTTACGGGGAAAGGAAATATGGGCGTAGCGTCCAATATTACCGGTCCCGATATTACGGCTACGAACGGTGTTGTACACATCATCGACCGCGTTTTATTGCCTCAGTAG